In the Paenibacillus sp. FSL R7-0337 genome, CGCTCTGTAATATCACCGTCTCGATCATCCGCCGCTGTAGCTCCGGCATCTGCATAGCTTGCACCCTTTTCCAATTGAACAGTTGCTTCACCCAGCAGAGTAATTACCGGCTTCGTTACATCCGGGTCCAGCGCAACTACGACCCGTCTGGTTACCTCAGCAGCTGTGTTGCCTGCCTTATCAGTGACATTATAATGGAAGGTATAGATATCTTCCTTGGACGTATCCAGCTCCGTCAAGCCATATACTTCACTAGTCACCGTTGTCGTAATACGGCCAGTGATATCTCCGTCCTGATCATCATAGGCCGTAGCTCCGGCATCGGTGTATTCTGCACCGATTGGCAGATTGACTGTCGCCTCGCCGATGAGGGTAATAACCGGCGGAACCGTATCCGTTACCGGCAGTGTGATTGTTCCGCTGGCAGTGGCTTCTGCCGCTGCTTCTCCCTTGCTTAGGGTTACCGAGAAAGTGAAGCTGCCCTCTGTATCCTCAGTGGCTGCCTGGAAGGCAGACAAGGTAATGTCCCCCAGGGTAACCCCGGTGCCCTTGAAGCCCGGCATCCCGCTAATGGTCTGCGCCAGCCAGCTCCGTACAGCTTCTTCACTATTCGCTTGCGCCTTCTTGACGCTGTAAGACGCTCCTTCAATTATGCTCTTCGCTTCAGCAACAGCTTGCTCATTCTCCACACTGGTCTTATCTCTTGCTACAGCCAGATAGCTGATTAGCGAGGCTTGGCTGAACGTATTGTTCACCGAGTATTTCACCGTACCGTTGACCGGCAGTGTGAAATTGTATTGAACACCCGCCCCGCCCGCACCGGCAACAAGGCCTGTCTTCACCGTCTCGGTCACAATCTCTCCCTCAGCGTCAGGATAGCTGAGTGTAATATCCATCGTCCGGTTCAGGTTATTCCACCAGTCCAGATGATAGGAAGTAACCGTGTATTTGCCAGCACTCAGAGGCAGATTATAGACCAGCGGCGTATTCTTCGTATTCGAGCTGTACACTCCGGTCTGGGCTTTATTGGTGGTGACTACATCCCCGCCCAGCCCTTTGACACTATAGTTTGTGCCTGTATTCGTATGTCCCCATACAGTATCCCCTGTGGACAGTTGATCCGCCTTGTGATTCAGCAGGCTGTCGCCTGCGAGATCCCGGATGGCTGTATACGGCGGGGTGTCGCTATCTCCGGCAAGACCCATGTCCAGGAAGTACACCAGCCCCGCTGGAACCACTTCAACATAGGCAATGGTCTTCAGGCTTCCATAGGTGCCGGTGACCGCTACCCGTTCATATGGAGTATCAAAGCTGACCGCATCGAGATTCCACTTCACCGCCACCTGTGTGGTCGTACCGTCTGCAAGTGTGGCCTCTACCTTGGCCGGAAGCTCCGGCACTTGACCTGCGTAGGTAGCCCTATCTGGAATGGACGCAAGCTCTCTCACATCTCCCAACAGCAGAAGATTAAGGGCAGAAGACAGACGTTCCGCCAGCTGCGTTGCCCCTTCCTGGTCCAGCCGGTAGAGAACCGGATCATTCAGTGCTGCCTGGGCGGTATCCAGGGCATTCTTGAACATCCTCCAGTCTTGCTCCGGGTAGTCGTCTTCCCTGCTGACCGCAACAGCAGCACTCACCGCCTGCTTAAGCTCCGCTGTATCCGGGTTGCCTGCGCCTTCCCCGCCAATGACCGCTACGGAATCCACAGCGAGGGTTCCGCTCAGCACCTTGATCTGAACCGTATGCTCACCGTAATTCAGTCCACGGATCGTGAAAGTCTGGTACAGCTCCTTCGCTGCGCCCGCAGCGCCCGAGACTACCAGCGTCTCACCGTCCACCACGGCTTCCAGCTTCGCTGATCCGTCGTTCGGCCCCAGAATATCAAGGCCCGTGCCGGTAAAACTATACTTCAGCACCGCACCAGCGCCTTGGCTGGTAGAGAGAGAACGCTGATAGACATACATGCCTTTTCCATTCTCATGGGCCCAATTGCCTTCATAGACCAGCTTCGCACGAGGGACTTCTGCCAGATCAGTCATCTCCAGATTATCCAGTTGCTCGGAGTAATAAGGGGTGTGACCATCTACTTTCTCTACCTTCAGATTATCGAAGCGGACATGATAGAAGCCGCTGGCGAGCTGCACGCGCCCGGATAGCTTCGCATTCGAATCGGTATAGGAGGCAAGCTCCACCTGATCCAGATATGCAGTGACCGTGTCACCAGCTACCTGAATGGCAATGTTATGCCACACGTCATATGCCGTATTGAAATCAGGAATCTTCACACCGCCGGTGCCGGTTGCTGCATTGCCGCTGGCCACAACGGTCCCGCTGGACAGTAGCTGCCAACCGCCATCGAACCAGAACTTGAGCGCATAAGGGGTGCCGTTAATCGTCTGCGGTCCGCCCTGGTATCTGGCTCCAACCGCTGCGTAATTGTTCCCTCCATACGTGCTATTCTGTTCAAAAGACACATCGGCACTCGCCTTATAATTGGTCCAGCGGTAATCCCCGATAGCAGTAACCGGGTCACCACCATTCCAGGCCCCTCCTACTCCGGTGGTCGTCTGGTCCAGCTGCTGCCGCAGCACATAGTTATCCGTGCCATCGACCAGATACCCCTCGAACGCTCCGTTAAGATCCTGCGTATAACGCGGCATGACGCTGTAAGGCCCGCCGCGAGAGCTGACATAGCTCTGCTCGCCGGTAATCTGTCCGCCCTCTCCAATCACGGGAACGCTCCGGCTGCCGTAATTGAAGTCATCCGCATACAACCACTGGTCTTCCGTATTCTGCACGGACCCTGTGGCATCGGTATCCAGCACGATACGTTCGCCCTCCACCGGAAGCGGTGTGCTGAACCCTTCCTTATTGCGGTTATCCAGCGTGGTGACAGTGACAATAGAGAACGGCTTCACACGGATGGTATACACACCGCTGCCGTCTGCCTGAACATCTCCAATATCTTTCATATAGTTGCTGTTAAAAGCCTGACCTGACTCCGCCGCACGGGTCTCCCATATCTCCAAGGAAGGATTGCCGGTATAGGCCATGTTGACAGCCTGAAGCTTGTAGATCTTCTCAACCTCGCTGTCATTGATAATCACAGTCGAGAAATCCTGCTTGTCAGGTGAAGCCAGGGTCATATAGCTCGGAGTCCCGTTGCGCCCGCTTACCGGGTTCGTGCCGGTTGCTCCGGTGTAGCTCGCCTGGGGAACGGCCCGCCAGATGCCTGCCGTATTGTCTTCGTTCTCCCAGCCGGTCTTGGCGAACCCGCCAAAATGCTTCAGGACCAGCAGTCCCGCGTCATAATGAATGAAGCCCGACCACGGGTCGCGTGCGCTGAGCAGCTCCTTGAACGAGTACTGCCCGCCTTCATAGAAGGAGCCGATCGCCGGCTGATAGATGAAATGCGTCCGGCGCGAATTCACAAAGCCCTTAATAATGGTATTGCCCATCTCCAGCGGTCCGCCGGTGCCGCCGATCCCCGTCCCGGGCACAGAAGGGTCCTTCATATTATTGTGAGGACGGAAGGCCGAATTACTGAAGGTGGCCTGTGCTTCACTATTCCAGATCTCCTTGTCGAACTCATCCGCCAGCCGCTTGAAATTGCCTTGGCTGTCGTCATCGGTGTTGTAATGATACCCGGCAGCGGCCACAGCTTCCCGCAGTGACAGGTCATTCACCAGCGCATCGCCGAAGGAGCCGATGCCTACTTCATCGGAAATAACCAGCTTGATGCTGTGATACAGTTCCTTTTCCTGCTCATCCTTGAAGTCTGACGCATCCGCTTTGACCCTCTCGCCATACTCCTTCGTCCAGGCCAGATCCGGCGCGTGCTCATTGATATGGGGATTCACATAATCCACCATATAGCCGTACTGGCGGTAAGCAGCCAGTATGGTCTTCTTGTACCAGGTATAAATCTTGTCGTTATTGTTAGCCCAAGCCGGAGCATTCCAGCGCAGGAAGCTTACCTTGACCGCCGGATTGACAGCCTTGGCATCGGCCGCAAGCTGGAAGCCGGGGTGCCGGGCTACATTGGCCTCTTCATCTTCCGTGCGCATCGTTGAAGGGTCGGGACCAGTAGAGTTATTGCGGTCATTGCCCATCTCAATCTTGACATGGTCGATCAAGGGGCGGTCGCCCCCGAACAGAATCTGCAGCAGCTGCGCATAGGCCTCCGGCTGCTCGGACTTATAGTCCATCAGCAGGGCGCTGGTACTGTTGCCGCTAAGTACGCCGAAGCCCTTGAAGGTCAGCCCGTTAACATTCCCGTCCTTGATGTCCTTGCCGTCCAGCTGAATTCGGACCGTAGAAGCAGCCGTCTCGCGGGCATTGTCTAACTTCTGCTTGATCGCGCCCTTGGCAACAGCGAACCAGCTAAGGATCGGCTTCTCCCCGCCGACATTGGCATAGGTTAGTGTCATCGAACTGCTGGTGTCAATATCTCCAGGAACGGTAAATTCACCGGAGATGAACTTCGTCTTGTTCGTGTTGAACGGTGTAAAAGAAATCGTCTGGGCGACTCCTGCCGTATTCACATATTCCAGCCGTGGCTGAATGGCCCGGTCACGGGTGCCGTACCAGTCATAGAAACCGCTGCTAAGGGTATATACTCCGGATTGAAGCGCTTTCAATTTATAGATAATATCGTTGCTTGCAGGGTCTGCGCGCAGTCCTACCACCCATAGGCTTGGATCAGTGGCGGGATCGGTGAGGTTGCCATTCTTAGAATTTTTCACTTTATGGATGGAATCATCGAATCCCCAGTCAGTGGTTCCAGCGACATATTTCTGGTCCGGCGACGAGTTAAGCAGTTCACTGCCAGTCAGTGTTCTGACCGCTTCATACAGTGGTGAGGGAGCCGGTCCATAGCCAAAAGAATCGCCTCCTCTGCCGCTGTCCACGAAGTAGACGAGCGGACTGTCCGCTGGCGGAATGACTTCCACACTTGCGGTAACCGGGCCGCCATTTGCAGTTCCGGTAACTGCCACCGTATCATACGGCACATCGAAGGTATCTTCTCCGATATTCCAGCTCACCGGCGCCTCCTGTCCTCCAATACGGACACTGGCTGGCAGTGTGGTCCCTGCTGCCGACTTCGCGCCCATATAAGCCGCAGCATAGACCGGATCAGCGGCAGCCGCAGAGGCTACAGGCATACCAAGTGCAGGGAACATTCCGGCTACAAGTGCAGTCGATAACAGCACGGAAAATAGCCTTTTCTTAACGCGGTTCTTTCTATTCACTATCTCATCTCCTCGGGTATAAAAATACCTGGCAAACTGCAAAAAGCTGCAACTGCCAGGCTGTTACTCAACTAACCTCAATCCACTATCCCTTAATTCCCGAAGCAGCAACGCCCTGCACAAAGTACTTCTGAAGCGCCAGGAACACAATCACTACCGGAATGATTGACACCACACTCGCCGCCATAATTAATCCGTATTCCGCGGAGTACTGTGAGATGAACATCCGCAGACCGATCTGGATGGTCTTGAGCTTCGTATCGGTCAGATAGATCATTGGCCCGAGGAAGTCATTCCAGGTGGCGACAAAGGTGAAGATAGTCAGCGTGGACAGCGCAGGTTTGGATAGCGGAAGCATAATTCTCGCCCAAATTCCATATTCGCTCAGTCCGTCAATCCGGGCGGCTTCACATAATTCATCCGGCACCCCTTGATAGAACTGGCGCATCATGAACACCCCGAAGGCCGAGAAGGCTTGCAGCAGAATGATTGCCAGGTGGGTATTGTTCAAGCCCATATAGCGCATCAGAATGAACTGCGGCACCATGTAAGCCTGCCAAGGAATCGCAATCGTCGCGATGTATCCCAGGAAGATCACATTCTTGCCCCTAAAATGCAGCTTGGAGAAAGCATACGCCGCGAAGCTGGAAGTCAGCAGCTGCAGGATCGTGACAATAATTGATAATTTCGCTGTATTGTAGATGAAGCGTCCGAGTGGAATCCGGGTCCAGATATCCTGGAAATTCTCCCAGCGCGGATTCGCCGGAATCCACTGCATCGGGAAGGAGAAGACATCCTTATTCAGCTTGAGTGAAGACGACAGCATCCAGATATACGGCACCAGCATCGCCAGCACGGTCAGAATTAACAGGGCATATACAAGCACCATTAAGCTGATTTTAAGTCCTTTACTTTTACCAACCATATCTTATAGATCCCCCTATTGTCCGTATTTCTTCTCGCCGCGGAACTGGACGATGGTGATGCCGAGTACCAGCAGAAAGAGTACAATCGCCATGGCACTGGCATATCCGTAATCAAGCGAGCGGAACGCCGTGTTGTAGATCTGATAGACCATGACCCGTGTAGCATTGTTGAGCTGGTTATCCGCGCCGGCGAACAGGTTGATGAAGATATCGTAGACCTTGAACGAGTTGATGACCAGAATCATCAGGACAAAGAAGGTGGTTGGTGCCAGCTGCGGCACAGTCACGTTGCGGAATCTTCTCCACGGGCCTGCGCCGTCCAGCTCAGCAGCCTCATACAGCTCCGGGTTAATCCCCTGGAGACCGGCCAGATAGATGACCATGTAGTAGCCCATATTTTTCCACACGGTGAAAAGCACTACCGTAAACATCGCCCACTGCTTATCCGCCGCCC is a window encoding:
- a CDS encoding S-layer homology domain-containing protein is translated as MNRKNRVKKRLFSVLLSTALVAGMFPALGMPVASAAAADPVYAAAYMGAKSAAGTTLPASVRIGGQEAPVSWNIGEDTFDVPYDTVAVTGTANGGPVTASVEVIPPADSPLVYFVDSGRGGDSFGYGPAPSPLYEAVRTLTGSELLNSSPDQKYVAGTTDWGFDDSIHKVKNSKNGNLTDPATDPSLWVVGLRADPASNDIIYKLKALQSGVYTLSSGFYDWYGTRDRAIQPRLEYVNTAGVAQTISFTPFNTNKTKFISGEFTVPGDIDTSSSMTLTYANVGGEKPILSWFAVAKGAIKQKLDNARETAASTVRIQLDGKDIKDGNVNGLTFKGFGVLSGNSTSALLMDYKSEQPEAYAQLLQILFGGDRPLIDHVKIEMGNDRNNSTGPDPSTMRTEDEEANVARHPGFQLAADAKAVNPAVKVSFLRWNAPAWANNNDKIYTWYKKTILAAYRQYGYMVDYVNPHINEHAPDLAWTKEYGERVKADASDFKDEQEKELYHSIKLVISDEVGIGSFGDALVNDLSLREAVAAAGYHYNTDDDSQGNFKRLADEFDKEIWNSEAQATFSNSAFRPHNNMKDPSVPGTGIGGTGGPLEMGNTIIKGFVNSRRTHFIYQPAIGSFYEGGQYSFKELLSARDPWSGFIHYDAGLLVLKHFGGFAKTGWENEDNTAGIWRAVPQASYTGATGTNPVSGRNGTPSYMTLASPDKQDFSTVIINDSEVEKIYKLQAVNMAYTGNPSLEIWETRAAESGQAFNSNYMKDIGDVQADGSGVYTIRVKPFSIVTVTTLDNRNKEGFSTPLPVEGERIVLDTDATGSVQNTEDQWLYADDFNYGSRSVPVIGEGGQITGEQSYVSSRGGPYSVMPRYTQDLNGAFEGYLVDGTDNYVLRQQLDQTTTGVGGAWNGGDPVTAIGDYRWTNYKASADVSFEQNSTYGGNNYAAVGARYQGGPQTINGTPYALKFWFDGGWQLLSSGTVVASGNAATGTGGVKIPDFNTAYDVWHNIAIQVAGDTVTAYLDQVELASYTDSNAKLSGRVQLASGFYHVRFDNLKVEKVDGHTPYYSEQLDNLEMTDLAEVPRAKLVYEGNWAHENGKGMYVYQRSLSTSQGAGAVLKYSFTGTGLDILGPNDGSAKLEAVVDGETLVVSGAAGAAKELYQTFTIRGLNYGEHTVQIKVLSGTLAVDSVAVIGGEGAGNPDTAELKQAVSAAVAVSREDDYPEQDWRMFKNALDTAQAALNDPVLYRLDQEGATQLAERLSSALNLLLLGDVRELASIPDRATYAGQVPELPAKVEATLADGTTTQVAVKWNLDAVSFDTPYERVAVTGTYGSLKTIAYVEVVPAGLVYFLDMGLAGDSDTPPYTAIRDLAGDSLLNHKADQLSTGDTVWGHTNTGTNYSVKGLGGDVVTTNKAQTGVYSSNTKNTPLVYNLPLSAGKYTVTSYHLDWWNNLNRTMDITLSYPDAEGEIVTETVKTGLVAGAGGAGVQYNFTLPVNGTVKYSVNNTFSQASLISYLAVARDKTSVENEQAVAEAKSIIEGASYSVKKAQANSEEAVRSWLAQTISGMPGFKGTGVTLGDITLSAFQAATEDTEGSFTFSVTLSKGEAAAEATASGTITLPVTDTVPPVITLIGEATVNLPIGAEYTDAGATAYDDQDGDITGRITTTVTSEVYGLTELDTSKEDIYTFHYNVTDKAGNTAAEVTRRVVVALDPDVTKPVITLLGEATVQLEKGASYADAGATAADDRDGDITERIVATITQGGETVPALDTSASGSYVYHYNVTDTAGNAAAEVTRTVTVREEEQPPEVNPTKAPTPVPTATPAPAEVPVWISAPAATPSPTVAPSPSPQKEKVLTAADFPAPAGGAITVQLTDATESVLLPAGLAGIIGENTLHLAWHTFTVDLSPEVLKSIREKTAGAGGQPEGMAIRLSAVKTARTAAEQLINNPALSGSVRLSAASDVIRFGLETVAADGTAVPVATFNEPLTLTFTVDPGANRSVLGIYYIAANGALEYMGGRLTDSKLSAGISHFSQYAVLEYDKTFSDVSSNSWASGVIKSMAAKHIIEGISSSEFQPLGEVTRAQFAAMIARALGLKTGSPSIFADVDSGLWYAESVAAVNEAGIVLGRSKDAFAPNELITREEMAVMIVRAYEHLKGSKSSSESASSSFSDHTLIRDWAKNAVSTADQAGLIKGRGNQQFAPQATMTRAESAQVIFNLLEHM
- a CDS encoding carbohydrate ABC transporter permease codes for the protein MVGKSKGLKISLMVLVYALLILTVLAMLVPYIWMLSSSLKLNKDVFSFPMQWIPANPRWENFQDIWTRIPLGRFIYNTAKLSIIVTILQLLTSSFAAYAFSKLHFRGKNVIFLGYIATIAIPWQAYMVPQFILMRYMGLNNTHLAIILLQAFSAFGVFMMRQFYQGVPDELCEAARIDGLSEYGIWARIMLPLSKPALSTLTIFTFVATWNDFLGPMIYLTDTKLKTIQIGLRMFISQYSAEYGLIMAASVVSIIPVVIVFLALQKYFVQGVAASGIKG